Genomic window (Oryza sativa Japonica Group chromosome 3, ASM3414082v1):
AGAGCTCACAGCCTGCTGGCCCAACGATGCGATGCCTAGGGTTTATAAGAACACTTCCTGGCcaccccctccgccgcctccgaaTCGTAGCGCCGGCGCTGCCACTTCCCTCGCTCTCGCATCTTCTCCTCGCGCCCaggtatctctctctctccatctatGCCTCAAATCCGCACGACGCTATAATTCGTCTTCTTCGCTCGGTTTGCTTGATTGCTGATCTGaccttgtgtgtgtgtgcgtcTCTGGGGATCGAATCTTGCGGCAGGGGCCAGGTAAGCGAAGATGTACACCGCGAGGAAGaagatccagaaggagaagggCCTCGAGCCCTCCGAGTTCGAGGACTCCGTCGCGCAGGTGAGACCCGCTGCTCTTTGCTTTTGAGATGGGTCGAGGAGTGGTTTGCTTATGGCGGCTGTTGTCTTGTGTAGGCTTTCTTTGACCTCGAGAATGGCAACCAGGAGCTCAAGAGCGAGCTCAAGGACCTGTACATCAACAATGCAGTGTAAGTGTGCCTGTTCTCTCCATGCAAACCTCACTCCCGGTCCCGGCCGATTGTTCGTGAGCAGTATATTCGTTTTGATGGTTAGTTAGTGCAATGTGTGATGTGGTTGCGGATTTGTGTGGTTGTGCAGCCAGATGGATATTGCCGGGAACAGGAAGGCTGTGGTGATTCACGTGCCGTACCGTCTGCGCAAGGCATTCAAGAAAATCCATGTCAGGCTTGTCAGGGAGCTCGAGAAGAAGTTCAGCGGCAAGGTGAATTACGTTTTCCTGCCttgtcaccttttttttttgcataggTTGCATGCTACTAGCTCAATTTACTAACTCGTAATACATTTTTGTTGGTTCTTAATGTTGCATCTCGGGCCGAAAACCTGTAAGCTTATGTTGTTCATGCTTAACTTGCAACATATATACTGTCAGTTTCATTGAAGATAAAATGTTGCCTTTTAGCGCTGAATATGCCATATCATACTGTTCATGTAACACCTAACATCTTGGAGAACATACACGGTATTGCGAGCACTTAACGTAAGGCTGCGAGCTGGGCATTTTCCATTCTTCTACTAGCATAGTACTGGCTTTCTATATCAATGCTGAAGTGTCTGATGTACACATGTAGTGGTTAACTGGCCTGGGGCATCATCCTAAGTTACTCTGAGGATACCATCGAAGGGAAAACATCAAAATTGTTAGTTATGTTTAGCGAAATCCTGGCATTTCTGTTTTTTAGCCTTATTTGGTGCACGGCAGACTTCTTAATTTGTGTTATATTTGTATGACCTTGGTGTCAGTTTGTTGTTGTTACCATTCTCTGAAGAATTTACTATTACTTGACTATTTTTATTGATATTGTACGTTGAACTACAAACAGGATGTGGTGATTGTTGCAACAAGGAGGATTGTGAGGCCTCCCAAGAAGGGCTCGGCTGTTCAGCGCCCTCGCACAAGAACTCTTACCGCTGTTCATGATTGTATCTTGGAGGATGTAGTCTACCCAGCTGAGATTGTTGGCAAGCGCATCAGATACCGTCTGGATGGTGCCAAGGTCATCAAGGTAGATGCTACAAACCCTTCTAAATTGTcattttaaaagtttatattGTGTTCATCTGTCACTGCATGTACTGTGTCTACTAGCTACATCGGCTTCTCCTTTATAATTTGCATACACTGAAATCATAAACCAAGATGTTTTTTTTACCTCATGTACAATGGGCTTGCTGTAAGCCTGTAACTAATCCAGCAGCATGACATTTCTGTTTGCTAGGTTAGTATTGACCCATGTGTATTGATGTGTTTTCAGATTTTCTTGGACCCAAAGGAGCGCAACAATACCGAATACAAGCTTGAGACCTTCTCCGCAGTCTACCGCAGGCTTTGTGGGAAAGATGTTGCCTTCGAGTACCCTATGACTGAAA
Coding sequences:
- the LOC4332546 gene encoding small ribosomal subunit protein eS7-like, whose amino-acid sequence is MYTARKKIQKEKGLEPSEFEDSVAQAFFDLENGNQELKSELKDLYINNAVQMDIAGNRKAVVIHVPYRLRKAFKKIHVRLVRELEKKFSGKDVVIVATRRIVRPPKKGSAVQRPRTRTLTAVHDCILEDVVYPAEIVGKRIRYRLDGAKVIKIFLDPKERNNTEYKLETFSAVYRRLCGKDVAFEYPMTETA